The following are from one region of the Silene latifolia isolate original U9 population chromosome 9, ASM4854445v1, whole genome shotgun sequence genome:
- the LOC141600803 gene encoding uncharacterized protein LOC141600803, with protein sequence MGRNDELQKGRSEDVRGEEGVDNEEYVEIVRNSMVREEMEQGRGVKTVRAEQKSWMGLGNHATVSGLRNLLWKEAPALVFLSETKLGIEEFRRVRASFDEYEGMEVDSVGRSGGLTFIWKKHVQCKFRSASVHHMNFEITGEEGTWRARGFYGWPSVTERHLSWELLRVLGSQYNDLWVCIGDFNEVLYATEMKRGVHAQWQMNNFREAVEDCGFRDVDFEGYMFIYDNGQAEEDIRERRIDRALCNEA encoded by the exons ATGGGACGAAATGATGAATTGCAGAAGGGCAGGAGTGAAGATGTGAGGGGAGAAGAAGGGGTGGATAATGAAGAGTACGTTGAGATAGTACGGAACTCGATGGTAAGAGAGGAGATGGAGCAGGGAAGAGGGGTCAAAACTGTCAGGGCTGAGCAGAAATCATGGAT GGGGCTGGGCAATCACGCTACAGTTAGTGGACTCCGTAATTTATTATGGAAAGAGGCCCCCGCTTTGGTCTTTCTCTCCGAGACCAAACTTGGCATTGAAGAATTTAGGAGAGTTCGGGCCAGTTTTGACGAGTATGAGGGGATGGAAGTGGATAGTGTTGGGCGATCAGGGGGTCTTACTTTCATATGGAAGAAGCACGTTCAATGTAAGTTTAGGTCGGCATCGGTTCATCATATGAACTTTGAAATTACGGGTGAGGAAGGGACATGGAGAGCTAGGGGGTTCTATGGGTGGCCGAGTGTCACAGAGAGGCATCTATCATGGGAGTTACTTAGGGTGTTAGGTTCACAATATAATGACCTATGGGTGTGCATTGGGGACTTTAACGAGGTGCTATATGCGACGGAAATGAAAAGGGGAGTGCACGCACAATGGCAAATGAATAACTTTAGAGAAGCCGTTGAGGATTGTGGATTTAGAGATGTCGATTTCGAGGGCTATATGTTCATATACGACAATGGACAGGCAGAAGAAGACATCAGAGAAAGACGGATTGATAGAGCTCTATGCAATGAGGCTTAG